TGAATTGGCGGTAGCAGGAAATAAGGTGGCCTTATTTGACGTGGAGTCTTTTTGTTGGAGGACGGACAGAATAATGGGATGAAAACGGTATGCATGTTGAATCCGGGTTCCACCGTTATATTGGGTACTACATTCACCTGCCCCAGGCCCTTTAAAAATGCTGAAATCAATTACGGTAACGCCCCTTATTTGGAATAAAGGATTACTATCTTCATTCAGCCGAACTTGATCAATGGACCGTGCGCGCTAAAAAACATCATCTTAGTGAAACGGCCCATTTTACTGTATTATCATTCAGCACAGGAGTTTTTTTCCTTCCGCCAGAACGTTGTTCTGCTTATAATTTTTTTGGTCTATTTGATGCAGACCTGCCCCCGTCTTTATAAAAAGCGGATGCAAGCGCTCGGCGGTGAAGTTTATACAAATTTAAAGGAAGAATCTTTACTCGTTTCAGTAAATGGACGTAATGTCTATGGTGTTCAAACAGCCGATGGAAAAGAGTGGCATGCTAATCATACTATGCTTGCTGTCTTTCTTCATGCTGCCAAAAAATTGCTGAAATCCTCTTTTCCCAGCCATGAAAGCTTCCAATCCATGTTTGCATTGCCAACCATGGATGCTGTCACCTTTCAAATTGACATGAAAACACCGCTCATGGAAAAAGATATCACAACGTTTGGTCCTGGCACCT
This DNA window, taken from Alteribacillus bidgolensis, encodes the following:
- a CDS encoding FAD-dependent oxidoreductase; its protein translation is MTTYDCVIVGGGLAGLTTGLELAVAGNKVALFDVESFCWRTDRIMG
- a CDS encoding FAD-dependent oxidoreductase; the encoded protein is MQTCPRLYKKRMQALGGEVYTNLKEESLLVSVNGRNVYGVQTADGKEWHANHTMLAVFLHAAKKLLKSSFPSHESFQSMFALPTMDAVTFQIDMKTPLMEKDITTFGPGTCLASFTEQSRTTFQQAKGRLSIIMTPSERFTALSENEILDIVLQIRLPLDKENVVKYRKIVHFHDFYHLGPGHHIMRPSQKTPIRGLTLA